The following DNA comes from Buteo buteo chromosome 7, bButBut1.hap1.1, whole genome shotgun sequence.
TTGCAGCTGGTCCTGCTTCATGGTGGGTAAAAGTCCTTTGCTCCCTAAGTCTCCCTAGAGATGTGAGGGAAATGGGCTTGGCATTTCCCCATCTTCTTATATTAACggccacattaaaaaaataattgcctgcTGATAGGAATTGTGTTAATGCTCTCAGGAGAGAGACAAACGAAGGGAAAGGCTGTGAAAATGGAACAATCCTTTTAttgctgcagagcactgcatAGATATGATGAGGATAGGTGCTAGATTACTTTTATTACTCTGCAATAGCCTTTGGATATCACTGGTGCAGGTGCGATGTACATGCAGAAAACAATTTGAAAGATAACAGGTAAGAGGCAGATCgtgagctgctggctgccccatcgcaacccccatcccctgcctgctccccgaGGGGAATAGGACCTGCAGAATTTCAGTTTCAAAGGCAACtgttattttggggggaaatgCTGAGCTACCAGAGCTTCCCTGAACACGGTGATGCAGTTTTCACTCATTAGGCATTTAGCAGTGCTGTTTGATACAACGGGCTGTGTTTcaagttttgatttttcagatgaGATTTGCCCAGGGAATGATTGTTCCTGTAAGGTGTGCAGGGTCAGCCCTGCAAAACTGCAAATCCCAGTCCCAGCTCCAGGATAAAATCTTGTTTCAAAACCACATTGTAGCTTACATGTTTTTGTGGTCTGGGGGGCAGAAATATTTACTTACGGAGATAACAGTGAAGACTGTGTTCACCACTCCAACGCCAATGGTTGCGTAAACTGGTTGGTCAACTCCAGCTCTCTCGAAAATGTTTGTAGAGTAGTAAAAGATCTATCAAAATACATTAGGATGAAGGATTAGGCAATGGGGCTGGTGGAACTTTTTGTTCTCTTGAGGGAAGAGTTGCACTTGCTTGCCTGAGATGTGAAGTAATTTAATTACGATTACTTTTTCAACTTTTAATGGCTTGTTATAATAATTAAAGCTGAAACTTTCAAAGGAGCCTGAGGGAGTTAAAAATCCCATTGAAATTCCCTTCCTGAGCTACTGCATTTGcacatttaaaactgttttcttccacGTAGTCCTGTGTTTCATCTGGAAAGCCAGCTCACCAGCACCGAGCGCTGGAGACAAATACCTTAATATGACCGCGTTTTAccagaatttgaaaatattctggCTCCGATGGAATGACTCAaatttctcccttctctcccagaATAAGGCAGTTCCTATCCGGTGGAAGTTAAGGGCAGGAGATAAATGGGTGGCTGACCCTGTGGCCGGTGGATGGGGCTGGGCATGGCCTcgagccagggcagctgggtCCGTGGGTGCTCGTCCCTGGCTCAGCCCCGCGAGCTGCTCCGTCCACTTTGCGATGTGGAAATACTCTTAGAGTTTTGAAAGCCGGTGGGACAGAGGCCTCAACCTTTGTAAAGTTGCCACCAGACTTTCAAAAAGTTGGGTCTTAGCCAGTTTTGAAAAGGAGGCTCCACGGTCCTGGGTGTAAAATGGTGATTTCTGCTATCCCAGGAGGTGCTGCAAAACCTGTTTAGCTAAAAATAGCTAGAAAACAGTGATTATGTGGTTTCTGGGGCGAGCAGGTAGTCATGAAACAGAGCAAACCGCTGACGAACTCAGGTATGAGGAGGGTGGTGGGAAAGCTCAGCGTGGATCTGCCGTGCCAGCCAGTTTCGTGCTGAACTCCCTCGCAcccttctcccctcctgcccgccCGCAGCCCGGCTCGGTCCAGCTTCAACACCGACGGCAGTGGCCGAGGAGCCCGCTGCCGTCCCGGGAAAGCCTTCTCTTCGCCCCTACACGGCTTGGATGGAGCCAGCATTGCCTTCTCATGCTCAGCGTGGATTTCTTTAAAGGCAAATGTTTTGGGGGGACTTACTGCATTGATTCCTGAGAACTGCTGAGATATCTGCACCATCAGTGCCACGATGACAGCCTGCCTGTACTTCGAAGAGGTGAAAAGCTGTCTTATGGAGACTTTCTTTTCACTAGCggcttcttgcttttccttttccatctcagCGATCTCTTTCATCGGGTCACAGTTTCCTCTGAGCCTTTTTAAaccttaagaaaaagaaagatcgacattttatttttaatgctagaTAAGGGGTAGAATAAGGACAAGAATCTCACTAGCCAAAATTCAGAGTAAGCCAACCACGCGGACAGTAGTGTCCTCTTGCTCTGAGGACTCCTATGGCATATCAAGCCCCAAAAGCGTGTCTGCCTGGCAGCTCTGAGACACCACACTCAAGCCCTGTCCCTCAGCAATGCTTATTACTCCCATGCAAACGTGTCTAAATAGTTTCTGGTCCAGAGCTAATTTATACTTCAGCAGCTCGGAGCTGCTTATCAGTTTCAGCTGTGTCCTACCATTGACTGCTCTTACTCCTTGCAGAAGCGGCTGGAACCAGCTAAGGAGGGCCACGCTGGAAGACGTGTAAGTGGTTGCAGTAACCGCTGTGGATTTGCTGTGTAGTTGCAAATAGCAGTGAGGATGGAGAGAGCAGCTGTCCCCCAGAAGATGTCATTTTTACACCTGGTTGAAATCCCTTCCAACTgaatggggttttttggggtggcATCTGCTAGATGCGATCTCTCTGATGGACACGAGTAACACGCCAAGGCTCACGCTTGCAGCGACGTAGAAGCAAGCATGCCTTAGTCAGTGACTGTATGCAAGTGTCCAAAATTCCTCCTGCAAATGCGCTGCGTGGGATGGAGCAACTATACCCAGTTACACGTGTGAGCCCTCAGCTGGGCTTTCCCTTCTGTGTTTAATAATACGTATACTGTAAAAACAACTCCAGACAAACCCAGAATGCGtgtctttcttactttttttagCTTCTTCCACCTTCCCCAGTTTGATGTAAAGGTATCGGGGACTCTCGgggcacagcaggagcaggaagaactgcaggAGGGCAGCCACACCGGAGAGACCGAGGAGCAGGGGCCACATCTCATCATTGCCCAGGAGAAAGTCTAGTCCGAGGACCTGGAATAATTGAGGCATGTTTGAGTGACTTATTTTGCACCCTAGAAAAAGAAAGCGATTGACCACTATGGCATTTTGAAGTGACAACCTGGAAGAAAACTAGAAGCAAATACCAATTCTCAGTCCTAACAATCAGATTTCTTTAGTTATGATGAACATTTACAAGGAGGGAATGAACGGATGGTGTCAGATGTCATGAGCAAGGCTTTGGCTTACAGGTGCTGTGGGACAAACCTCTGCAAGTCTGTTCCCTGCCCTGGGGTGACTCGGTCCTCCTTGGGATGTGCCACCGGCAGGAGACCTGTGCCTGGCCAGAACCAGAACCTCACCAGAACTGCGTAAGCAGCAAGTACAGGCTGCTAACCAGCACGGTCTGAGCACCGGGGCCGCAGTGCAGCATGAGGCTCAGCAAATAGGCTAACTTGGGCTTTGCTTCACTGTGTGATTATGACATTGAAAAAGGCACTCCAGAGGGGTTGTGAGTACTTGCAACCTTCTACTTTCCACaatttgtaaagcattttttgtATCCCCGCAGCCAGTGAAGCCGGCAGGACCTACCCTGGAAGCGTATTTTTCCCATGGTCTGTCCGTAGTCTTTGACTACATCAGATTAGATGAACTTTGTGGTTATGTTAAGTTTCTCTGGATGCATTGGTTCTTGGTACATTTATGTGCTCATCTGTCACATAGCTGGGACTCCTGCCACGGTGGGAGATGTTGGGCTCCCTGCTTCTCCGATGAAGCCATTTCTGAGTACCTGAATATCAGGGATCTCACGTTCAGGATCCAGCCTGACTCTGATGGGATGCGTACAAAAACTTTGCAGGGGAGGGGGATTGTTTGCAGAAGTACTTTTTACTTCATGAGAAGTTGTCCTTGTTAAGGACGCCTCTGACTCAAGGTAGGATTTTAAGCCCATTAGAGCAGATTGCTTCACACTTTCCTTCAGTTTCGGGGTGGAATGCTGAGCGACACCCCAGCGTATCACTGGGGTTTCCCTAATCTCTGAAATACCCTCTCTGGACTCGTGCGCTTTCCTTCTTACCTGGCTGATGAGGATACCCGTGACGATAGCAAGCTGGTGCAACGTCCCCAGCGCTCCTCGAAGGGCCGTGGGAGAGACCTCGCTGACATACATGGGCACGAGTCCGGAGGAGAGCCCTGCACCAAGCACATGCAGGCGTCACCTCTTCTAGACCACAGCTCAGCAACCAGCAGAAACCGCTTCCCaaatgggaaaggaggagggagccCGTCTGCGGCATCCCGTGTGCCACCGAGCCCCCCGTGCCTGGCTGGCAACGACCCGCACTCTGCAGCGGTGCTCAGGTATCCCTGCGTTCAGAGCCCCAGGCTGGGAAGCCTTTACACttgaacacacacacatacgAGCATGGAGGAGAGATCGTCCACTGGGAGAAGTTATCACAGAGCAAAGAGCTTTCTTAAAACTCGCCTGGAACCTTCAGAGCGGAGTATTGTATTTGCGTACCAGTAACGGTGATAAGCTGTTACTTCTAAGCTAATTCTAATGTAATTCCCTATTATTTGCCTACTATCTTATCCTCGCTATGTACAGTGCTCCTGTACTATCTGCTAGATAGTACTGTTGTCTAGGGAACCTGTCAAACAGCATGGCTAATAACATACTGTTACAACACCCACCACCAGGATCGAGCCTTGAGATACAGAGGAGGGACTCGCTCCTTTCTAGGATATGTAAATAAACCCATTTCATGGTAAAGCCAACCCAAATACTTCTGGGAAAGACCCTGGATCGAGAAGGACAGACatagggagaagagggaaactCCCACCTGTGAAACCCcttctgaactaaaaaaaaaaaaagattaaaaaatgtagGAAACTCTTAACTGCAACCCTggagcacccagccctgccaagGGGCTGGTTTGCAATGCTTGTCCTGCCTGGACTTACCGCAGTACAGCCCCGTGACCGCTCTCCCGGCGATGATAAGCATGTGAGATGGACCAAATTTCGCCAGCCCCATGAGGAGGTTCCCAGTGATGGAGAGGACGTTCACCACCAGCATGGCTTTCACCCTGCAAGGCAGTAGCGGCACAGCTCATTCTGGCACCTCTCTCAGCCAAAGCAGCCATCACAACATACAAGCAGAGCTATTAAATGACTTCATCAGCACTAcgggggaaaaaataatgatcATAGGCACTGAAAAATATCGGGCAGGGGTGCAGTCGGGGTAGCTAAAAGTATATTCTACATCCTGCGGAAACGCTGTTCAGATGCCCTCCTCTCCGTTTTGCCatggaaagaaagggggaaTTTGGAATTTAATCAAGGCTGCTCATCAGCTGCTTGTTTGAAGTGCTAAAAGTTGCAATAAAACATCTGATTTATAATTGAGGATTTTAATAAGCTAGACCTCTGTGGCGGTTGGAACAGTATTTTGGaggtttgagggttttttttcgtTAAATTGGGGAAAATAACACAAACTGTATTTCTATGGGGAGGAAATGgttctagggggaaaaaatcaaacaaaaaggTTCGGGCTGTGGCACGCGACTCGCAGCACAGAAGCTCCTCTCACCTCCCCAGCCGGTCGCCGATCCACCCCACGGTGAAGGAGGAGACCATGCCGCCGACGGCGAACATGGAGACGGAGAGGGACCAGTACATGGTCAGGACGTGCGGGGAAGCGGCGAGATCCTCGCTGGTGTCAGCTGGGGACGCGAGCGTGCCCTCGGTGGTACCCCAGGGCTCCGTGCCGGGGATGGGGACGGTGCCATCCTCCCCAGCGGTGTCGGTGGCATGTCTGTCCAGGGGGACGATGCCCAGCACACGGCTGTAGTGGGCTTCTATCACCTGTGATGGGCAAAGAGGACAAACGCCATCGGCTCAAATCTATAACCACCCTCAACccctgttttggggtttttttctgccccGGGAAAAGCTTTTCATCACAGGCTCTGCAGGGGTGAAATCTCAGggtcctccccagcacccagaccCCCAGAGCGGGAGGGATCGCGAGGGCAAATGCGGAGCAGCCCCCCTCGTCCAACGTCACCCCCCGGGAACGGGGTGAGCCTGGTGTCCGGGTTCGGCACCCGCGGAAAGGTGCGGTCGCTCGGTCTGGGCACGGGGACCACGTTGCAGCGGGGACGGCAGCATGATGTGCAGACCCCCGCTCCTTTCACGGGGGGCTGGCAGCGGCGGGGGGTCCTCGCCGTTGCCTTATCACGGGGAGATTGCgcctggggaagggacagaGCCCTCCTGAGGGCTTCTGCAAGGGACAaaccagccctggctgccctgAAGCCCTTGTCCCTTGGCTGTGCACAGCTTGGGGGGGGCTCGGCTTACCTTCTGCGGGGCGTTAATGACACCCAGGCTGTAGCCGTACTGGAAGAAGCCCAACACCGCGGTGAAGACGGAGAGGACCAGTGTTCCCGTGAGGTGCTGGGGGAAGAAGCGGAGAACAGCCTCATCCCTGTCCAAACCCCTGCCCGAACCTAGTGGGCTGCATCCCAGCCCTGTCCCAAGGGATCCCGCTCCCCGGCTGGCCGGGATACCGGCAcgcagggatgctgctgctgcagcagaggggcTTTGGCCGGCTccaaaggagaagggaaagccCCTGGGGGTGGGCAGGATGAGGCCCCCAGGGCAGAGCGACATTGCCCCACAAAGAGCAATCTGTGCCGGGGCTCTGCGGTGCTCGCGGTGAGCCGGAGCTCTGCCCGGTCCGGCAGCGCAGGCGGCAGCAGCAACGtgtcctgccccatccccatccccaccgcTGAAGCAGGGCGGCTAGGAGAAAATGACCACAATAGtgtttttcagcagtgctgtttCAAGTGGTTTTTTCTTTCCGTTACAGTTAAAATTATCCGACAAGCTGACGGAGctcttaaaagtaaaaaataatccCTTGAGCCCTTTGCCCCTGTGCTCAGTATGCAGACATCAAAGAGCAGTTAATTAGgggaggggattttttttgctggttttggtccTGGCAAGCGATAAATGCCATTGCTCAGTGCTGGGCTCCTGCAGAAATTCTAGTGCAAAAATACCACCGAGCCATGGTTACCTTCTCtgcttgcattttgcttttcttgtccATCCTGCAGCTCCTCCGCTGTCCTCCCGGGAGCCGTCACTGTCCTGGGCTGCGGAGCGAGGTGGGGGCttgggcagggctggctgggatggaggcaGGAAAACTGGCTGGTGCTCTGAGAAATGGGACTATATCAACTCTGGAGTTAATGAGAAACCCAAGCCTTCCATGTGGCCAGCGCTCGGCTCAGAGCAGCCACTACCAGTCCCTGCATTTGGGGAGACAAACGAAACAACGGGAGAGCCGCAAAGACATGGAGTGGACCTGGGAAATTCAAAGGATCCAGCTGAAAGGCCGGTTTGGGGCTGTCCCTCAGTTGGTGTGACATGCCAGGGACTTGGGAACGTGCTACAGCCTATTTCGAGATGTTCAACACCTTTCTTGCCTTCTGTGCTACATTACAAGCCTCTTGCTGAATTAGCAAGAAGAAACCTTTCCAGCCTATGTAGCAAAGAAGCTAGAAAATGACTAAGAGTGTTTTATTTGGATAGCACTTGGCACCtgctttaaaacatatttatgtgtgtatataacATACACAGCcaaacatatataaatacagatgTATACAGGTCTCTCTCTATATGCGTACATACATACCTACACGCACACAGCCCCCTCAACACGTAGCTGTAATGCTGGTACCCACCTGTACGTACGCACCCTGAGCATTCAGGGGAGACGGCTGTGTGTGTATACGGAGATATAACAGCAAAATTACCCAGAATATGACAATAACatatgtttttgttaaaaagcCCACAACAGCGCGAACGCTGAGCCTTTCAGCACCACCAGCTGATTGCTGCGCTGTCAAATATTGCCGATGCTAGCAAATATTGCCGATGCTAGCAAATATTGCCGATGCTAGCAAATATTACTGATGCTAGCAAATATTGCCGATGCTAGCAAATATTGCCGATGCTAGCAAATATTACTGATGCTAGCAAATATTGCCGATGCTAGCAAATATTGCCGATGCTAGCAAATACTACCTACGCTGCCAAATGTCGCAGCCCTTTGGCTTGGCTCCTGGGGTGGTGCATTCTCCATTTCACGACAGCTCGCTCGGTGGTCACGAACTTTGCACATCTGCAAAAGCTGGTCTGAGCTGGTCTCGCTCGGGCTTTGCTGTCCTCGATATCGTCAGCGAATGGAGCTGCAGGGCCGGGGCGGGTGGCAGCATCCGTAGCGGACATGCCAAAGTCTGAATCAGATGAGAAGGTGATTAATGCTGATTAATGCCATTACCTTCCAGAAAAGCCCCTGACGGGTCTGGCAGCCAAGTCGGATGATGCTCTCAGTCAGCCAGGCTTCACACGGGCACAGAATGTACTTTCTacagaggaagagggaaaaaaaaaaaaaaaggatgagtGTAAGACCACTAATCTTTGCACTGGTCTCCTCCAGTAAAGTAAAACTTTAACTGGAGGAGAAAAGTTCATTGAATTAATGCTGGCATTGATTCCAGCTGTAGCACCTGCGTTCCCCTCTCAATGCTGCAAGGGGGAGGGCCCCGAGGCTGAGATTTTTGAAGTTTTCCCCAATATTTGTCCTTCCAGCTGAGATCTTTGCCCATCGCGTTTGTTTGCTCGCTGTGTGTGGATACCCAGGCATTTACAAGCACCGTTTCTTTGCATTGTGGTTAAATGCCTCCATGCCGGGAGGCACGGATAGGATTAGACAATTAACAGGCTGCTCCAAGAATCAGAAAACAAACGAGACCCCTGACCCAATATCCCAAACTGAAACCCTTGGGCACTGTGAAACTCCTGGCCAGGACCGACGTCCCCCTCTGCGATCCCCATCCCATCGCGGGTGCCCGGCCGAGGGAGGATGCCGATTTTCCCCCCTACTCTTCCCAGCCGGGCAGTTTGAGGGGGCAGAGACCATCTACGTACCGAAAGGAGAGAACAGGGTGGCTTTTCAGTGGCTTGTAGCCTGTCGGGTCCTCCCTGCTACTGCTGACCGAGCAGAACCCTCCCTTAATCCGGCATCCCGGGGAGGGGGTGCGGAGcggctggggagctgcagggaggcacGGGTGAGCATCAGGCACCTCGCCAGGAGCGGTCCGGCAACTTCCATGGAAATCTCGGATGCCAAAGCCTGGAAGCCCCATGGCCACCAGCCTCCCTTGGCCAGGTCTGCTGGCAAAAGGCGTGAAGTTATGCCGAGGTTTTCCCATCCCTTCCCGGCCCCTCTTGCCCTCCCtgctgggctgggtgctgggaccGGGTGCCTGGGGCTGTACCTCTTGTGTACAGCCCCCAGCTGGGCTGCGATACCCTCCTCCAGAGCCTTGCCCCCAGGCAGTTTACGCACATATTTAGGTCTCAGTGACACGAGCAGATTtaagccagattttttttctgaacggGGGTCTGGATGCAGATGTGCCGATGAGCAGAGGCCAGCTCGAGGCTGGTCCCGAGGCTCAGGGATGGGACCGGTCGGTGTGTAAatctgcctcccgctgcagtCACGTCCCAAAGGAGCTGTCAGAGCATCACACCTCGCCTGTTACCTTGGAAAACCGAAGCGCAACATTTCTACGCGGTAACGCGCCGGACCCAACTCCACCAGGGTGAATATCAGCCCGTCGAACCTCTTGCGCGTTTGATGGCCGGTTGTGGGACCGCAGACCGCGCAGGTGTCAGCGCAGCTCAGGAGCGATGCTGACCCGTCCCACGGCTGGCGAGCCTCGCCGGGCAGCAGTTAAGTGATTTGACCGAGGGCACAGAGATGGAAGGGGCAAAGGGGAGGGGGCACCTTCCCTGCGGGGCCAGCCCGGCCATCCTCATCCTCGCCGCTGGGACCCCAGGTTTGCCCACCTGGGGCTCGTTCCTGCTTTCTCTTGTCCGTGTTCAGGTGATCTTTGGATAGGTCCGAGGGTGACAACGGGACCCTCGGGACCCCGTTTACCGCAGCCCCGGCGCACATCGTGCGCTCGCGGGAGATGCTCCGGTCCCAGCCGCAGCGGCCCCGCGACTCCCCACCGGGGTGACGGCCGCTGAGCTGCTCAGCTCGTCACCCCGTTCCGACCGACGCTGGGGAAAAAAGCGATGCACAAAACCGTAGGAGGCTTCAGAATaattaggggggaaaaaaaaaaaaaaaaagatggatgtTTGAAGGTGATGAGAGCGTTCGGTCAGCTCGGACGCTGCCTGGCG
Coding sequences within:
- the SLC2A2 gene encoding solute carrier family 2, facilitated glucose transporter member 2 isoform X2 — its product is MQAEKHLTGTLVLSVFTAVLGFFQYGYSLGVINAPQKVIEAHYSRVLADTSEDLAASPHVLTMYWSLSVSMFAVGGMVSSFTVGWIGDRLGRVKAMLVVNVLSITGNLLMGLAKFGPSHMLIIAGRAVTGLYCGLSSGLVPMYVSEVSPTALRGALGTLHQLAIVTGILISQVLGLDFLLGNDEMWPLLLGLSGVAALLQFFLLLLCPESPRYLYIKLGKVEEAKKSLKRLRGNCDPMKEIAEMEKEKQEAASEKKVSIRQLFTSSKYRQAVIVALMVQISQQFSGINAIFYYSTNIFERAGVDQPVYATIGVGVVNTVFTVISVFLVEKAGRRSLFLAGLMGMLISAMAMTVGLVLLSQFTWMSYVSMVAIFLFVIFFEVGPGPIPWFIVAELFSQGPRPAAIAVAGFCNWACNFIVGMCFQYIADLCGPYVFVIFAALLLVFFLFAYFKVPETKGKSFEEIAAVFRRKKFPAKAMIELEDLRGSEEA
- the SLC2A2 gene encoding solute carrier family 2, facilitated glucose transporter member 2 isoform X1 translates to MDKKSKMQAEKHLTGTLVLSVFTAVLGFFQYGYSLGVINAPQKVIEAHYSRVLGIVPLDRHATDTAGEDGTVPIPGTEPWGTTEGTLASPADTSEDLAASPHVLTMYWSLSVSMFAVGGMVSSFTVGWIGDRLGRVKAMLVVNVLSITGNLLMGLAKFGPSHMLIIAGRAVTGLYCGLSSGLVPMYVSEVSPTALRGALGTLHQLAIVTGILISQVLGLDFLLGNDEMWPLLLGLSGVAALLQFFLLLLCPESPRYLYIKLGKVEEAKKSLKRLRGNCDPMKEIAEMEKEKQEAASEKKVSIRQLFTSSKYRQAVIVALMVQISQQFSGINAIFYYSTNIFERAGVDQPVYATIGVGVVNTVFTVISVFLVEKAGRRSLFLAGLMGMLISAMAMTVGLVLLSQFTWMSYVSMVAIFLFVIFFEVGPGPIPWFIVAELFSQGPRPAAIAVAGFCNWACNFIVGMCFQYIADLCGPYVFVIFAALLLVFFLFAYFKVPETKGKSFEEIAAVFRRKKFPAKAMIELEDLRGSEEA